The genomic window CGTCAAGGGGGCCTTCACGGGGGCCCTCAGGGATTACGAGGGATTTTTCGAGCAGGCCGACGGGGGGACGCTCTTCCTGGACGAGATCGGCGAATTCCCGCAACAGATGCAGTCGAAGCTCCTGCGCGTGCTGGAGGAGAAGACTTTCACGCGCCTCGGCGAGACGAAGCCCATTCGGGTGGACGTGCGGATCATCTCGGCGACCAACAAGGATCTCGACAAGGCCTGCCAGGAGGGAAAGTTCAGGCTCGATCTCATGTACCGACTGCGGTCGGCCCAGATCCACCTCCCGCCTCTGAGGGAGCGCAAGGATGACATACCGGTCCTGGCCGCCCATTTCCTCAAGCTGGCGGTCGAGAAACACGCCAAGCCGGTGCACGGGTTCAGCCCCGAAGCGATGGACATCCTCATGCGCCGCGATTACCCGGGCAATGTGCGGGAACTGGCCCAGATCGTCGAAAATGCCGTCCTGCTGGCCGACACGGCCACGATCCTGCCGAGGCACCTGGGGGAGGAGATCGCCGCGGCGCCCCTGTATGCGCGCAGCCTGTGCAGTCTCAAGGAGAACTACGAGACCCACGTCCTCTACGTGCTGCATCACACCCGGGGCGACCGCAAGCAGGCGGCGCAGATCCTGGGGATCACGGTCAGGCAGCTGCAGAGGAAGCTCGTTGAGATGCGCCGGAACCCCCGCTGGAAAATGCTCCTGGGCGACCTTTAGGTCACGAGGGGGGACATAAAGGTCACTTCGAAAATTCCCATTTGATATCCATGTGTTATGGCCGAACGGGGAGGCTGCTCCCTGCCCGTTTCCCGCGAGGTTGTATTCCGCGAAACCGAGTCTCCTGACGGCAATCCTGCTGCGCCCGCTGGTTTTATCTTCCCCTACGCGAACTTGAGAATTTTTCCGTGCCTGCGGCATTGTGGCATCCCACTTGCTCGCTGCATAATGATGTTAACTGAATGATTCCGCAATCCGGTCTGTTCGTGGTTCCGGTTTGAGCCATGAAAGGATCGGCCGGTTCGATCAACGAGGCGTAAGCCACACGGGTCCTCGACGGAAGGAGCGGCAACATGAAAAGGCTGGCGGCAACCGGTGCAGAGCGGGAGATCAGGTCGGGCAGGCGGGCCGACATGGAGTCCAACATCGTCGACACGATGCGCAAATATTTCCAGAACGACACGGGCAAATCGAAGGGTGACCTGGAATACACGATCCTCAACTCCGTAAAGCGGTACTTTGAAGGCAAGCCCCCGGAAAAATTGAGGTAACCCTTTCAGCCAAGACAGGCGTTTCATCCGGAAGGCATCATGGCTCTCCTCAACCTACTCACGCTGCAGATTTTGGATGCTCTCGTCAGGATCGAGGCCTGGAGCGAATCGGCCATCCTCGACAATGAAGACAGCCCCACGATCACGGCCCTGGGCCTGTTTCTGGTTCTCCTGTTCGGGTTGTTGCGGCGCTGTGCCGTCCGGATCAGAGGGGATGCCGAAGCGCAGCGGCGGGCCTGTCGCACCGCGCGCGAGGGCCCGTGCGGTGACCGGGTGGATCCCGGGGAGTACCGCTTCGACCTCCAGGGCCGCATCGTCGATGTCCCCCGCGGGGCGGAGAACCTGCTCGGGGCTGACCGCGAGTCGATCCTCGGCTCCCTGTTCAGCCGCTTCCTGCGGGAAAAGGACGTGCCCCCGGTGATCGACGGGTTCATCCGCGTGCTGCGCGGCGAGAGCGTCGACGGTCTGAGGGTTATCCTGCGAAGGGCCGATGGTTCTCTCGTGCCGGCCCGCATGGACCTGCACCCCGTCGTGCGCGCCGGGGAAATCGACGGGGTGCGCGGGTTGTTGAGAGCCTCGCCCGGGACTGCCTCGATTGCACGGCGGGAAACCGGCCGGACGGGTTTATGCGTCTACATCTTCCGCAAGGGGGAGATGCTGTACGTGAACCCGCGCTTCGCGGAGAGCTGCGGGTACGGGCGGCACGAAATCTCGTCCGTTGACCCGATGCAGATCATCCACCCCGCCGACCGTTCCAGGGTGCGCCGGAGCAACATCGGCCAGATGAAGGGGGAACCGGGGGCCTCCTGCGACTTCCGGCTCGTCACGAAGGACGGCCGAGTGCGGTGGGTTCGAGCCAGGGTTCGTCCCGTGACGTATCGCGGGCAGAAGGCGCTTCTCGGAAACCTCGTCGTCATGTCCGCCAGGGAGCAGACCCTGCAAGGCCGGGGGGACACAGGCGGCCGCAGGTCCGCTGCCGCACGCTGCGGCTGTTCCGCACCGGTTTGAACAAGGAACAGTCAATCCCCTTCTTTGCCCGAATCGCCAGCCCGCGGCTGAGAGACAGAGAGCCGAGGGCCGTGATCAGCATTCGATCCTTTTCCGTCTGCGCAGACCCCGGACCCGGCGTCCCGGGATACCGCGGGGTACGGCCTGACAGAAGAGGGGCACGATGGCCATCAAGGATCGCATGAAAACGCTCACGCCCCGGGAAGCCATGCTCTGGCGTCCCTGGGGCGACGAGGGCGGCGTCGAATGCTACCTCTGCAATCACCGCTGCAGGATATCGGGCGGGGGGTTTGGCATCTGCGGCATGCGCGAGAATCGGAGCGGGAGGCTGTGGACCCATGCCTACGGCGACCTCATCGCCGCCCACGTCGACCCCATCGAAAAGAAGCCCCTCTACCATTTCCTGCCCGGTACCGCCTCCTTTTCCGTTGCCGTCATGGGCTGCAACTTCAACTGTTCCTTCTGCCAGAACTGGCAGATTTCCCAGATTTCCGTCCGCGACGGCACGGCGGCCGGTGGTTTCCGGATGAGGGCGGAGGGCGTCGTGGAGACGGCGCTCGGGCAGCACTGCCGAAGCATCTCCTACACCTATACGGAACCGACGGTCTTTTTCGAATTTGCCTTCGACATCTCCCGCCTCGCCCGGCTCGAGGGGCTGGCCAACATCTTCGTGACCAACGGCTTCATGACCACGGAGGCCCTCGAGGTCATCGCCCCCTTTCTGGATGCGGCAAACGTGGACCTGAAATCCTTCCGGGACGATTTTTACAGGAAGGTCTGCCGGGGCAGGCTCGCTCCCGTCCTGGAATCCATCCGCTTCATGAAGAAGCTTGGCGTGTGGATCGAGATCACGACCCTGCTGATCGCCGGCGTCAACGACAGCGACGAGGAACTGTCGGACATCGCGCGTTTCATTGCCGAGGTCGATCGGGACATCCCCTGGCATATCAGCCGCTTTCACCCCGATTACCGGATGACGGGCGTCGGCGCGACCCCGCTCGAGACGCTGCGGCGCGCCTTCGATCTCGGGAAGAAAGCGGGG from Syntrophaceae bacterium includes these protein-coding regions:
- a CDS encoding sigma-54-dependent Fis family transcriptional regulator — protein: MKILVVDDEAVTLSSMKRILRWQGIRDVETCDSGKEAIRRIKEGDYDLVLLDLLMPEVDGIQVLEAAKPFKPGTEFIIITAVDVVSQAVKAIRLGAYDYLVKPVDNEHLMRVLERAYERKGLMAGMNLARQARDTRQPDGFAAIVTASPQIRALLSYAQIMAKGGNPILITGESGTGKELLARGIHLEGPSPSGPFVAVNISSIPETLFESQFFGHVKGAFTGALRDYEGFFEQADGGTLFLDEIGEFPQQMQSKLLRVLEEKTFTRLGETKPIRVDVRIISATNKDLDKACQEGKFRLDLMYRLRSAQIHLPPLRERKDDIPVLAAHFLKLAVEKHAKPVHGFSPEAMDILMRRDYPGNVRELAQIVENAVLLADTATILPRHLGEEIAAAPLYARSLCSLKENYETHVLYVLHHTRGDRKQAAQILGITVRQLQRKLVEMRRNPRWKMLLGDL
- a CDS encoding PAS domain S-box protein is translated as MALLNLLTLQILDALVRIEAWSESAILDNEDSPTITALGLFLVLLFGLLRRCAVRIRGDAEAQRRACRTAREGPCGDRVDPGEYRFDLQGRIVDVPRGAENLLGADRESILGSLFSRFLREKDVPPVIDGFIRVLRGESVDGLRVILRRADGSLVPARMDLHPVVRAGEIDGVRGLLRASPGTASIARRETGRTGLCVYIFRKGEMLYVNPRFAESCGYGRHEISSVDPMQIIHPADRSRVRRSNIGQMKGEPGASCDFRLVTKDGRVRWVRARVRPVTYRGQKALLGNLVVMSAREQTLQGRGDTGGRRSAAARCGCSAPV
- the amrS gene encoding AmmeMemoRadiSam system radical SAM enzyme, which encodes MLWRPWGDEGGVECYLCNHRCRISGGGFGICGMRENRSGRLWTHAYGDLIAAHVDPIEKKPLYHFLPGTASFSVAVMGCNFNCSFCQNWQISQISVRDGTAAGGFRMRAEGVVETALGQHCRSISYTYTEPTVFFEFAFDISRLARLEGLANIFVTNGFMTTEALEVIAPFLDAANVDLKSFRDDFYRKVCRGRLAPVLESIRFMKKLGVWIEITTLLIAGVNDSDEELSDIARFIAEVDRDIPWHISRFHPDYRMTGVGATPLETLRRAFDLGKKAGLRYVYLGNVVGEAAQTLCPGCGNPVIRRRGFWLERNDLRDCQCPRCNSRIAGVFRERTASRTPGGSEVRVTDSRPGSNNNHQERR